One segment of Thermus tengchongensis DNA contains the following:
- a CDS encoding thioesterase family protein, with the protein MRPIPIGFEATFETVVTEAMTVDFEELGPVHPVYATYWMAKHMELAGRKIILPFLEEGEEGIGSYVEVRHLASALPGMRVRIVARHEGTEGNRVHASMVAYNELGDLIGRGRTEQVILPKAKVAEIFARLRERWRAGE; encoded by the coding sequence ATGCGCCCTATCCCCATCGGGTTTGAGGCCACGTTCGAAACCGTGGTCACCGAGGCGATGACCGTGGACTTCGAGGAGCTCGGCCCCGTGCACCCGGTCTACGCCACCTACTGGATGGCCAAGCACATGGAGTTGGCCGGGCGCAAGATCATCCTTCCCTTTTTGGAGGAAGGGGAGGAGGGGATCGGCAGCTACGTGGAGGTGCGCCACCTGGCCTCGGCCCTGCCGGGGATGCGGGTGCGGATCGTGGCCCGGCACGAGGGCACCGAGGGAAACCGGGTGCACGCCAGCATGGTGGCCTACAACGAGCTGGGGGACCTGATCGGCCGGGGGCGCACGGAGCAGGTGATCCTGCCCAAGGCCAAGGTGGCGGAGATCTTCGCCCGGCTTAGGGAGCGCTGGAGGGCCGGGGAGTAG
- a CDS encoding phenylacetate--CoA ligase family protein, with protein MYQPELETLSRERLRGLQEERLRAVVAYVYERVPFYRRLLDEAGVDPKGVRTLEDLPRLPFTRKDHLRENYPFGLFAVPREEVARIHASSGTTGKPTVVGYTKKDLQIFAEVVARSLAAAGAKPGMMLHNAYGYGLFTGGLGLHAGAEALGMTVVPVSGGMTERQLMLIQDFRPEVISCTPSYAQTLAEEFRKRGVSPEELSLEYAVLGAEPWTEAIRKQVDEGLGVRSTNIYGLSEIIGPGVANECVEERQGSHIWEDHFLPEVVDPDTGEPLPEGKVGVLVFTTLTKEAMPLLRYWTGDLTFLTYEACSCGRTHVRMGPILGRTDDMLIIRGVNVYPTQVEAVLLGIPEVEPYYQIVVRREGTLDEAELKVEVSEAFFQEIGRKALSDEVIEADHRLHALREKVAHKIKDTIGVSMRVTLLAPGEAPRSEGGKLRRVLDLRK; from the coding sequence ATGTACCAACCGGAATTGGAAACCCTGTCCAGGGAAAGGCTTAGGGGTTTGCAGGAGGAAAGGCTTAGGGCCGTGGTGGCCTATGTGTACGAGCGGGTGCCCTTTTACCGCAGGCTTCTGGACGAAGCGGGGGTGGACCCCAAGGGGGTGCGGACCCTCGAGGACCTGCCCCGGCTCCCCTTCACCCGGAAGGACCACCTCCGGGAGAACTATCCCTTCGGCCTCTTCGCCGTGCCCCGGGAGGAGGTAGCCCGCATCCATGCCAGTAGCGGCACCACCGGCAAGCCCACGGTGGTGGGCTACACCAAGAAGGACCTGCAGATTTTCGCCGAGGTGGTGGCCCGCTCCCTGGCGGCGGCGGGGGCTAAGCCGGGGATGATGCTCCACAACGCCTACGGCTACGGCCTCTTCACCGGGGGCTTGGGCCTGCACGCAGGGGCCGAGGCCCTGGGGATGACGGTGGTGCCGGTCTCCGGCGGCATGACCGAGCGCCAGCTCATGCTCATCCAAGACTTCCGCCCCGAGGTCATCTCCTGCACCCCTTCCTACGCCCAGACCCTGGCGGAGGAGTTCCGGAAGCGGGGGGTTTCCCCGGAGGAGCTATCCTTGGAATACGCCGTGCTGGGCGCTGAGCCCTGGACCGAGGCCATCCGGAAGCAGGTGGACGAGGGGCTTGGGGTGAGGAGCACCAACATCTACGGCCTCTCGGAGATCATCGGTCCCGGGGTGGCCAACGAGTGCGTGGAGGAGCGCCAGGGAAGCCACATCTGGGAGGACCACTTCCTCCCCGAGGTGGTGGACCCGGACACGGGGGAGCCCCTCCCGGAGGGCAAGGTGGGGGTCTTGGTCTTCACCACCCTCACCAAGGAGGCCATGCCCCTTTTGCGGTACTGGACCGGGGACCTCACCTTCCTCACCTACGAGGCCTGCTCCTGCGGCCGCACCCACGTGCGCATGGGCCCCATCCTGGGCCGCACCGACGACATGCTCATCATCCGCGGGGTGAACGTCTACCCCACGCAGGTGGAGGCGGTCCTCCTGGGCATTCCCGAGGTGGAGCCCTACTACCAGATCGTGGTGCGGCGGGAGGGCACCCTGGACGAGGCCGAGCTCAAGGTGGAGGTTTCCGAGGCCTTCTTCCAGGAGATCGGGCGCAAAGCCCTTTCCGACGAGGTCATCGAGGCGGACCACCGCCTCCACGCCCTCCGGGAGAAGGTGGCCCACAAGATCAAGGACACCATCGGCGTGAGCATGCGGGTCACCCTCCTGGCCCCCGGGGAGGCCCCCAGGAGCGAGGGGGGCAAGCTCCGCCGGGTGTTGGACCTGAGGAAGTAG
- the paaI gene encoding hydroxyphenylacetyl-CoA thioesterase PaaI, with the protein MRPDPFMAALGLEVRHLAPGEAVVAGVVGESHLNLHGTAHGGFLYTLADSAFALASNARGPAVALSCRMDYFRPATAGAWVEARAKEVNLSRRTATYRVEVVSEGKLVALFTGTVFRLGGDAFPGAGEGVPSGQNSGWEEEG; encoded by the coding sequence ATGAGGCCCGATCCCTTCATGGCGGCTTTGGGCCTCGAGGTCCGGCACCTGGCCCCGGGGGAGGCGGTGGTGGCCGGGGTGGTGGGGGAGAGCCACCTGAACCTCCACGGCACCGCCCACGGGGGCTTCCTCTACACCCTGGCGGACAGCGCCTTCGCCCTGGCCTCCAACGCCCGGGGGCCGGCGGTGGCCCTCTCCTGCCGCATGGACTACTTCCGTCCCGCGACCGCCGGGGCCTGGGTGGAGGCTAGGGCCAAGGAGGTGAACCTCTCCCGGCGCACCGCCACCTACCGGGTGGAGGTGGTGTCCGAGGGGAAACTGGTGGCCTTATTCACGGGAACGGTGTTTCGCCTGGGAGGGGATGCTTTTCCCGGTGCAGGGGAAGGGGTACCTTCCGGGCAGAACTCTGGATGGGAGGAGGAGGGATGA
- a CDS encoding ABC transporter ATP-binding protein: MSLLSVQGLTVRYGPLEAVREVSFSLREGEALTLIGPNGAGKTSVLRGLLGLAQAEGKVFLDGEEVRGRSPEALLSRGLVLVPEGRALFPGLSVEDNLLLGGFHRFRKRQHLRPDLERVYALFPRLLERRRQPAGTLSGGEQQMLAIGRALMARPRILLLDEPSLGLAPLMVREIYRILGELKREGTTLLLVEQNAKVALALADWGLVLEAGEVALEGPAEALRQDPKVVEAYLGLSREVEEG; this comes from the coding sequence ATGAGTCTCCTTTCCGTTCAGGGTCTCACCGTGCGCTACGGGCCCCTCGAGGCGGTGCGGGAGGTCAGTTTCTCCCTGAGGGAGGGGGAGGCCCTTACCCTCATCGGCCCCAACGGGGCGGGGAAGACCAGCGTGCTGAGGGGGCTCTTGGGCCTGGCCCAGGCGGAGGGGAAGGTCTTCCTGGACGGGGAGGAGGTGCGGGGGCGAAGCCCGGAGGCCCTTCTTTCCCGGGGTCTGGTGCTGGTGCCGGAGGGCCGGGCCCTCTTCCCCGGGCTTTCCGTGGAGGACAACCTCCTCCTGGGGGGGTTCCACCGCTTCCGCAAGCGGCAGCACCTCCGGCCCGACCTGGAGCGGGTCTATGCCCTTTTCCCCCGGCTTTTGGAGCGCAGGCGGCAGCCCGCGGGCACCCTTTCGGGGGGGGAGCAGCAGATGCTGGCCATCGGCCGGGCCCTCATGGCCAGGCCCCGGATCCTGCTTCTGGACGAGCCCTCCTTGGGCCTGGCCCCCCTGATGGTGCGGGAGATCTACCGCATCCTGGGGGAGCTGAAGCGGGAGGGCACCACCCTGCTCCTGGTGGAGCAAAACGCCAAGGTGGCCCTGGCCCTGGCCGACTGGGGGCTGGTGCTGGAGGCGGGGGAGGTGGCCTTGGAGGGCCCGGCGGAGGCCCTGCGCCAGGACCCCAAGGTGGTGGAGGCCTACCTGGGCCTCTCCCGGGAGGTGGAGGAGGGATGA
- a CDS encoding branched-chain amino acid ABC transporter ATP-binding protein/permease, which translates to MRYLWFLLLLLPLALFPFPYYLTLLNFFALSAMVALSLYVLTGLAGMTSFAQAAFMGMGAYATALLTVKVGLSPWLGLGAGLLSALLLALLLGALTVRLKGHFLPLSTIAWQVALYILAGNLVGLTGGHTGLTDLPPIHLFGISLDTGFRYAFLTLFLLVFLVLALYNLRQSRIGRALLALRGDALAAASFGVDPAALRLKAFLLSGVIAGLAGFLYAHFLRFVNPTPFSLEASIKYLVMAVAGGVGSIPGVMLGAAFFTGLEDWLKDLLPLLLGRQGNYETIGYGLILALILILAPKGLWPMVERYLPSRDPGLPKAEPLPLKSPEGPRGEVVLEVQDLQKSFGGLMAVAGVSFDLKRGEILALIGPNGAGKTTLFNLITGTLVPDGGRVFLFGREVTGLPPHRVHLLGLGRTFQHPHLFPELTVLENAALGTFARTRAGFPQVLLGLHRQEEERALATAYGALRRVGLESLALERAERLSVGQQRLLEIARLLASGAEVLLLDEPAAGLRAQEKRELASLLRSLAREGYTVLIVDHDMDLIMGLADRVVVMNYGEKIAEGTPREVQRNPLVRAAYLGEEEVA; encoded by the coding sequence ATGCGCTACCTCTGGTTTTTGTTGCTGCTGTTGCCCCTGGCCCTGTTTCCCTTCCCCTACTACCTCACCCTCCTGAACTTCTTCGCCCTTTCCGCCATGGTGGCCCTTTCCCTCTACGTGCTCACCGGCCTGGCGGGCATGACCAGCTTTGCCCAGGCGGCCTTCATGGGGATGGGGGCCTATGCCACCGCCCTCCTCACGGTCAAGGTTGGGCTTTCCCCTTGGCTTGGGCTTGGGGCTGGGCTCCTTTCCGCCCTTCTGTTGGCTTTGCTCCTGGGTGCCCTTACGGTACGGCTAAAGGGGCACTTTCTCCCTCTTTCCACCATCGCCTGGCAGGTGGCCCTGTACATCCTGGCGGGGAACCTGGTGGGGCTCACCGGGGGGCATACGGGGCTTACGGATCTTCCCCCGATCCACCTCTTCGGCATTTCCCTGGACACCGGCTTCCGCTACGCCTTCCTCACCCTTTTCCTCCTGGTCTTCCTGGTCCTGGCCCTTTACAACCTGCGCCAAAGCCGTATTGGGCGGGCCCTTCTGGCCCTGAGGGGGGATGCCCTGGCGGCGGCCAGCTTCGGCGTGGACCCGGCAGCCCTCAGGCTCAAAGCCTTTTTGCTCTCAGGGGTCATAGCCGGCCTGGCGGGTTTCCTGTACGCCCACTTCCTGCGTTTCGTCAATCCCACGCCCTTTTCCCTGGAGGCCTCCATCAAGTACCTGGTGATGGCCGTGGCCGGGGGCGTGGGGAGCATCCCCGGGGTGATGCTGGGGGCGGCCTTTTTCACCGGCCTCGAGGACTGGTTAAAGGACCTCCTGCCCCTCCTCTTGGGGCGGCAGGGCAACTACGAGACCATCGGCTATGGCCTTATTCTGGCCCTGATCCTCATCCTGGCCCCCAAGGGCCTCTGGCCCATGGTGGAGCGGTATCTGCCGAGCCGGGACCCAGGGCTACCCAAGGCGGAACCCCTTCCCCTCAAGAGCCCCGAAGGCCCCCGGGGTGAGGTGGTTCTGGAGGTCCAGGACCTGCAGAAGTCCTTCGGGGGACTGATGGCGGTGGCAGGGGTTTCCTTCGACCTGAAGCGGGGGGAGATCCTGGCCTTGATCGGCCCCAACGGGGCGGGCAAGACCACCCTCTTCAACCTGATCACCGGCACCTTGGTGCCCGATGGAGGGAGGGTCTTCCTCTTCGGGCGGGAGGTCACCGGCCTCCCGCCTCACCGGGTGCACCTTCTGGGCCTGGGCCGCACCTTCCAGCACCCCCACCTCTTTCCGGAGCTCACCGTGCTGGAAAACGCTGCCTTGGGCACCTTCGCCCGGACCCGGGCGGGCTTCCCCCAGGTGCTTTTGGGCCTGCACCGCCAGGAGGAGGAGCGGGCCCTGGCCACCGCCTACGGGGCCCTCAGGCGGGTGGGCCTGGAGTCCTTGGCCCTGGAGCGGGCGGAGCGCCTTTCCGTGGGACAGCAGCGCCTCTTGGAGATCGCCCGGCTCCTGGCCTCAGGGGCCGAGGTACTCCTCCTGGATGAGCCGGCCGCGGGGCTCAGGGCCCAGGAGAAGCGGGAGCTTGCCTCCCTCCTCCGCTCCTTGGCCAGGGAGGGCTACACGGTGCTCATCGTGGACCACGACATGGACCTGATCATGGGCCTGGCGGACCGGGTGGTGGTGATGAACTACGGCGAGAAGATCGCCGAGGGCACGCCCCGGGAGGTGCAGCGCAACCCCTTGGTCCGGGCGGCCTACCTGGGAGAGGAGGAGGTGGCATGA
- a CDS encoding branched-chain amino acid ABC transporter permease — protein MDATILSFLLLDGLQNGVIYGLLALSLVLVFAVTRVILVPIGELLMFAPLSLVWLLEGKLPGTLWLALALGGAWALMARGRGVLLPLAGGVGLFLLFLLAKGVPPLAYLAAVLLVVYLGVATYRVFFQPMRGATVLSLLIMAVGLHVAYQGLGLVFFGPEQFRPAPLLAGEVVVGLSWQGVLVLLFAALSLMVLYLFFRFSLFGKALLAAAENRLGARLLGIHPEEAGMVAFGIASLLAAFSGLLLAPLINAAYFMGFMLGLKGFVAAILGGLASYPVAFLGALLVGFFESFTSFYASAYKEALVFLLLVPALFYQSLRARAVEE, from the coding sequence ATGGACGCCACCATCCTCAGCTTCCTCCTCTTGGACGGGTTGCAAAACGGGGTAATCTACGGCCTTCTAGCCCTCTCCCTGGTCTTGGTCTTCGCGGTTACCCGGGTGATCCTGGTGCCCATCGGGGAGCTTCTGATGTTCGCCCCCCTTTCCCTGGTGTGGCTCCTCGAGGGCAAGCTCCCCGGTACCCTGTGGCTGGCCCTGGCCCTGGGAGGGGCTTGGGCCCTCATGGCCCGGGGCCGGGGGGTCCTTCTGCCCCTTGCGGGCGGGGTGGGGCTTTTCCTCCTCTTTCTTCTAGCTAAAGGGGTTCCTCCCTTGGCCTATCTGGCGGCGGTGCTCCTCGTGGTGTACCTGGGGGTGGCCACCTACCGGGTCTTCTTCCAGCCCATGCGGGGGGCCACGGTGCTTTCCCTCCTCATCATGGCCGTGGGCCTCCACGTGGCCTACCAGGGGCTGGGCCTGGTCTTCTTTGGCCCCGAGCAGTTCCGTCCCGCCCCTCTCCTTGCGGGGGAGGTGGTGGTGGGCCTCTCCTGGCAGGGGGTTCTGGTCCTCCTCTTCGCCGCTTTGAGCCTGATGGTCCTTTACCTCTTCTTCCGCTTCTCCCTTTTCGGCAAGGCGCTGTTGGCGGCGGCGGAGAACCGGCTTGGGGCCAGGCTATTGGGGATACACCCGGAGGAAGCGGGGATGGTGGCCTTCGGCATCGCTAGCCTCTTGGCGGCTTTTTCCGGGCTTCTCTTGGCCCCCCTCATCAACGCCGCCTACTTCATGGGCTTCATGCTGGGGCTTAAAGGGTTCGTGGCCGCCATCCTGGGAGGGCTTGCCAGCTACCCGGTGGCCTTTTTGGGAGCCCTCCTTGTGGGCTTCTTTGAGAGCTTCACCAGCTTCTACGCCAGCGCCTACAAGGAGGCTTTGGTCTTCCTGCTCTTGGTGCCCGCTCTCTTCTACCAGAGCCTGCGGGCGCGAGCGGTGGAGGAGTGA
- a CDS encoding ABC transporter substrate-binding protein, with protein MKRWLVALLLLGLSALAQEALKVGVVVSATGPAASLGIPERNTFLMLQEMLDRTGGVAGRKVQFVILDDASDTTQAVRNTRRLVEEGVVAIVGTTTTPASLGMIPVVAEAKVPMISLAASKDIIHPVDAQRFWVFKTPQTEELMARAIVADMVARGVKTVAYIGFNDAYGEGWARFFEAEARAKGLQVVASERYARTDTSVTGQVLRIIARRPDAVLVGASGTPAVLPQRTLKERGYAGLIYQTHGVANPDFLRVGGKDVEGTLLPAGPILVAEQLPSAYPTKRVALDYIQRYEAKYGIGSYSTFGAHAWDAWLILKPALERALKRADPSKDLAAFRSALRDEIEATRNLVATHGVFTFSREDHLGLRFEDAAVMVRIEGGRWKLERTFR; from the coding sequence ATGAAGCGCTGGTTGGTAGCCCTGTTGCTTTTAGGCCTTTCGGCCCTGGCCCAGGAGGCTCTCAAGGTGGGTGTGGTGGTTTCGGCCACCGGCCCCGCCGCCTCCTTGGGCATCCCTGAGCGGAACACCTTCCTCATGCTCCAGGAGATGCTGGACCGCACGGGGGGCGTGGCCGGGCGCAAGGTGCAGTTCGTGATCCTGGACGATGCCTCGGATACCACCCAGGCGGTGCGGAATACCCGCCGCCTGGTGGAGGAGGGAGTGGTGGCCATCGTGGGCACCACCACCACCCCGGCCTCCTTGGGCATGATCCCCGTGGTGGCCGAGGCCAAGGTGCCCATGATCTCCCTGGCGGCCAGTAAGGACATCATCCATCCCGTGGACGCCCAGCGCTTCTGGGTCTTCAAAACCCCGCAGACGGAGGAGCTCATGGCCCGGGCCATCGTGGCGGACATGGTGGCCAGGGGCGTGAAGACCGTGGCCTACATCGGCTTTAACGACGCCTACGGGGAGGGCTGGGCCCGCTTCTTTGAGGCGGAGGCCCGGGCCAAGGGCCTGCAGGTGGTGGCCAGCGAGCGCTACGCCCGCACGGACACCTCGGTGACGGGCCAGGTGCTCAGGATCATCGCCCGCAGGCCCGACGCCGTCTTGGTGGGGGCGAGCGGCACCCCGGCGGTTCTTCCCCAGCGCACCCTGAAGGAGCGAGGCTACGCCGGGCTCATCTACCAGACCCACGGGGTGGCCAACCCCGACTTCCTGCGGGTGGGGGGCAAGGACGTGGAGGGCACCTTGCTGCCCGCAGGGCCCATCCTGGTGGCGGAGCAGTTGCCCTCCGCCTACCCCACCAAGCGGGTAGCCCTGGACTACATCCAGCGCTACGAGGCCAAGTACGGCATCGGTAGCTACTCCACCTTCGGTGCCCACGCTTGGGATGCTTGGCTCATCCTCAAGCCCGCCCTGGAGAGGGCCCTGAAGCGGGCTGACCCGTCCAAGGACCTCGCCGCCTTCCGCAGCGCCCTTCGGGACGAAATCGAGGCCACCCGGAACCTGGTGGCCACCCACGGGGTCTTCACCTTCAGCCGGGAGGACCACCTGGGCCTGCGCTTTGAGGATGCCGCGGTGATGGTGCGGATCGAGGGAGGCCGCTGGAAGCTGGAACGCACCTTCCGCTAA
- the hpaD gene encoding 3,4-dihydroxyphenylacetate 2,3-dioxygenase, whose product MAIVRVGFIELWVQDLERSLEFYEGLLGFRLEHREGKSAYLRGYEELEWSLKLTQAERPAVRSLGFKVDGNGMEEAQAWAVQEGLPHRLEADWGRPRVLRVQDPFGYPLAFYHEAEKLPRILQEYHLYRGPGVLRIDHLNLFCPEVAEATRYYQEHLGFRLTEYTEDEGGRLWASWLHRKGNVHDVAFTNGEGPRLHHFAYWLPDPMAILKAADILAGARRTDQIERGPGRHGISNAMFLYLKDPDGHRLELYTSDYLTVDPDLPPVRWSLNDPRRQTLWGHRTPKSWFLEGSALLDLEGRPLPTRPSPLVGIPEHVT is encoded by the coding sequence ATGGCCATCGTAAGGGTGGGGTTCATCGAGCTTTGGGTGCAGGACCTGGAAAGGAGCTTGGAGTTCTACGAGGGGCTTCTGGGCTTTCGCCTGGAACATAGGGAGGGAAAAAGCGCCTACCTCCGGGGCTACGAGGAGCTGGAGTGGAGCCTCAAGCTCACCCAGGCGGAGCGGCCCGCCGTGCGGAGCCTGGGCTTCAAGGTGGATGGGAACGGGATGGAAGAGGCCCAGGCCTGGGCGGTGCAGGAGGGGCTTCCCCACCGGCTGGAAGCCGATTGGGGCAGGCCCAGGGTCCTGCGGGTGCAGGACCCCTTCGGCTACCCCTTGGCCTTCTACCACGAGGCGGAGAAGCTTCCCCGCATCCTGCAGGAGTACCACCTCTACCGGGGCCCTGGGGTGTTGCGCATCGACCACCTGAACCTCTTTTGCCCAGAGGTGGCCGAGGCCACCCGCTACTACCAGGAGCACTTGGGCTTTCGTCTCACCGAGTACACCGAGGACGAAGGGGGCAGGCTTTGGGCCAGCTGGCTCCACCGCAAGGGCAACGTCCACGACGTGGCCTTCACCAACGGGGAAGGCCCCAGGCTCCACCACTTCGCCTACTGGCTTCCCGACCCCATGGCCATCCTCAAGGCGGCGGACATCCTGGCGGGGGCCAGGCGCACGGACCAGATCGAAAGGGGCCCGGGGCGGCACGGGATCTCCAACGCCATGTTCCTCTACCTCAAGGACCCGGACGGCCACCGCCTCGAGCTTTACACCTCCGACTACCTCACCGTGGACCCCGACCTGCCCCCGGTGCGCTGGAGCCTGAACGACCCCCGCCGCCAAACCCTTTGGGGGCACAGGACTCCAAAGAGTTGGTTCCTGGAGGGAAGCGCCCTCTTGGACCTCGAGGGGAGGCCCTTGCCCACGCGGCCTTCGCCCCTTGTCGGCATTCCCGAGCACGTGACCTAG
- the hpaC gene encoding 4-hydroxyphenylacetate 3-monooxygenase reductase subunit → MREAFKEALSRFAAGVTVVSARLGQEERGMTATAFMSLSLEPPLVALGIHEKAKLWPVLEAARAFSVSLLREGQEAVSQHFAGRPQEGVALEEGRVPGALAVLRCRLEAVYPGGDHRLVVGRVERVELGEPGLPLVYFGRGYRRVVWPS, encoded by the coding sequence TTGAGGGAGGCCTTTAAGGAGGCCCTAAGCCGGTTTGCCGCCGGGGTGACCGTGGTGTCCGCCCGGCTGGGGCAGGAGGAGCGGGGCATGACCGCCACCGCCTTCATGTCCTTGAGCCTGGAGCCTCCCCTGGTGGCCCTGGGCATCCACGAGAAGGCCAAGCTCTGGCCGGTCCTCGAGGCCGCCCGCGCCTTTAGCGTGAGCCTCCTCCGGGAGGGGCAGGAGGCGGTTTCCCAGCACTTCGCCGGCCGACCGCAGGAGGGGGTGGCCTTGGAGGAGGGGAGGGTGCCAGGGGCTTTGGCGGTGCTTCGCTGCCGCCTGGAGGCGGTCTACCCCGGGGGGGACCACCGCCTGGTGGTGGGCCGGGTGGAGAGGGTGGAGCTGGGGGAGCCGGGCCTTCCCTTGGTGTACTTCGGCCGCGGCTACAGGAGGGTGGTATGGCCATCGTAA
- the hpaB gene encoding 4-hydroxyphenylacetate 3-monooxygenase, oxygenase component yields the protein MARTGAEYLEALKERPPNLWYKGEKVEDPTTHPVFRGIVRTMAALYDLQHDPRYREALTYEEEGKRHGMSFLIPRTKEDLRRRSQAYKLWADQNLGMMGRSPDYLNAVVMAYAASAEYFGEFADNVRAYYRYLRDHDLATTHALTNPQVNRAKPPSAQPDPYIPVGVVRQTEKGIVVRGARMTATFPLADEVLIFPSTLLKEGPGSEKYAIAFALPTSTPGLHFVCREALVGGDSPFDYPLSSRLEEMDCLVVFDDVLVPWERVFILGNVELCNNAYAATGALHHMAHQVVVLKTAKTEAFLGVASLMAEGIGADAYGHVQEKIAEIIVYLEAMRAFWTRAEEEAKENAYGLLVPDRGALDGARNLYPRLYPRIREIVEQIGASGLITLPSERDFRGPLAPLLEKYLQGATLEAKERVALFRLAWDMTLSGFGARQELYERFFFGDPVRMYQTLFSVYDKEPYKERIRAYLERALSVVAEVEA from the coding sequence ATGGCAAGGACGGGAGCGGAGTACCTGGAAGCCTTGAAGGAGCGGCCCCCTAACCTCTGGTACAAGGGGGAGAAGGTGGAGGACCCCACCACCCACCCGGTCTTCCGGGGGATCGTGCGCACCATGGCGGCCCTTTACGACTTGCAGCACGACCCCCGGTACCGGGAGGCCCTCACCTACGAGGAGGAGGGAAAGCGGCACGGGATGAGCTTCCTCATCCCCAGGACCAAGGAGGACCTGCGGCGCCGGAGCCAGGCCTACAAGCTCTGGGCCGACCAGAACCTGGGGATGATGGGCCGTAGCCCGGACTACCTGAACGCCGTGGTCATGGCCTATGCCGCCAGCGCCGAGTACTTCGGGGAGTTTGCCGACAACGTGCGGGCCTACTACCGCTACCTCCGCGACCACGACCTGGCCACCACCCATGCCCTCACCAACCCCCAGGTGAACCGGGCCAAGCCCCCCTCGGCTCAGCCCGACCCCTACATCCCCGTGGGGGTGGTGCGGCAGACGGAAAAGGGCATCGTGGTGCGGGGGGCGCGCATGACCGCCACCTTTCCCCTGGCGGACGAGGTCCTCATCTTTCCCTCCACCCTCCTCAAGGAGGGCCCCGGGAGCGAGAAGTACGCCATCGCCTTTGCCCTCCCCACCTCCACCCCAGGACTCCACTTCGTCTGCCGGGAGGCCCTGGTGGGGGGGGACAGCCCCTTCGACTACCCCCTCTCGAGCCGCCTCGAGGAGATGGACTGCCTGGTGGTCTTTGACGACGTCCTGGTGCCCTGGGAGCGGGTCTTCATCCTGGGGAACGTGGAGCTCTGCAACAACGCCTACGCCGCCACCGGGGCCCTCCACCACATGGCCCACCAGGTGGTGGTCCTGAAGACCGCCAAGACCGAGGCCTTCTTGGGGGTGGCCTCCCTCATGGCCGAAGGGATTGGGGCCGACGCCTACGGGCACGTGCAGGAGAAGATCGCCGAGATCATCGTCTACCTGGAGGCCATGCGGGCCTTTTGGACCCGGGCGGAGGAGGAGGCCAAAGAGAACGCCTACGGCCTCCTGGTGCCCGACCGGGGCGCCTTGGACGGGGCCCGGAACCTCTACCCGAGGCTCTACCCCAGGATCCGGGAGATCGTGGAGCAGATCGGGGCCAGCGGCCTCATCACCCTGCCCTCGGAGCGGGACTTCCGGGGGCCCTTGGCGCCTCTTTTGGAGAAGTACCTGCAGGGGGCCACCCTGGAGGCCAAGGAGCGGGTGGCCCTCTTCCGCCTGGCCTGGGACATGACCCTTTCGGGCTTCGGGGCCAGGCAGGAGCTCTACGAGCGCTTCTTCTTCGGGGATCCGGTGCGCATGTACCAGACCCTCTTTAGCGTCTACGATAAAGAGCCCTACAAGGAGCGGATTCGCGCCTACCTGGAGAGGGCGCTTTCCGTGGTGGCGGAGGTGGAGGCGTGA